From the genome of Mycobacterium kansasii ATCC 12478:
GGCGGCAGTGCTTCACCGTCGACCACGCGTGTGCACGCCACCGTCAGCGCCACCGCACAGCACCACAGCAGCAGCCGGATTGATCCCACCATCAGCCACCCTTCTGTGGTTGCAACCTACCCGCGCGCCCCGCCGTTAAACAGCCCTCGAATACGGTTGACAAGTGAGTGATTTCGCGCCGCCGTTCGCACGGGCCACCGGCATCGGATCCTGGCCCGGCACCGCGGCGCGGCCCGCCGCCGAGGTGGTCGTCGGTGAGCTGGCCGATGCGTTGGCGCATCTCGTCGAGTTGCCCGCCCGGGGAGTGGGCGCCGACATGCTCGGCCGGGCCGGCGCCCTGCTGCTCGATCTGGCCGTCGACACCGTGCCGCGCGGCTACCGCATTGTCGCCCGGCCCGGCACGGTGACCCGCCGCGCCGTCAGCCTGCTCAACGAGGACATGGACGCCCTGGAAGAAGCGTGGGAGACCGCCGGGTTGCGGGGGAGCGGGCAGGTGGTCAAGGTTCAGGCCCCGGGACCGATCACGCTGAGCGCGGGACTGGAGCTGGCCAACGGCCACCGGGCGATCACCGACCCGGGCGCGGTGCGTGACCTGGCGGCCTCGCTGGCCGAGGGCGTCGCCGCGCACCGGGCGACGCTGGCCCGCCGGCTGGACACGCCGGTGGTGGTTCAGTTCGACGAGCCGTCGTTGCCGGCGGCCCTGGGCGGACGGCTGACCGGTGTGACCGCGCTGACCCCGGTGGCCCCGCTGGACGAGGCGGTGGCCGGCGCACTGCTGGACACCTGCGCCGAGGCGGCCGGCGCGGACGTCATGGTGCACAGCTGCGCGCCGGAGCTACCGTGGGAACTGTTGCGGCGCAGCGCTATTGGTGCGGTGTCGGTGGATGCGGGCACCTTGTGCGCGGCGGACCTGGACGGTGTCGCGGCCTTCGTCGAGACGGGGCGCACCGTGGTGCTGGGCGTGGTCCCCGCCGTCGCGCCCTTGAGGCGGCCGGCTGCCGAGGAGGTGGCGGGGCAGGTGGTCGCGGTGACCGATCGGCTCGGCTTTTCTCGCTCGGCGCTGCGGGATCGCGTCGGGGTTTCTCCGGCATGCGGTCTGGCGGGGGCGACGCCGCAATGGGCTCGCACCGCCATCGGGCTGGCCCGTAAGGCCGCCGAGGCGTTCGCTGAGGACCCGGACGCCATTTGAACGGGGCGCTGGCCGCGACGAGCTGATCTAGCGGATTGTGTGGACCCGCACCTGCCGCGGTTGCTGACCAGCTAGCGGTTTGTTGGTTTTGTGGATGGACACAATGCCGCGGCGCAGCGGGCGTACGCGTCCTGTACTGGACCAGAACCGGAGGTCTCGTTGACAAAATCTGGTATGTCGGCACTGATGGCTATCGCTTCCTTGGAAACGAAGACTGCCGTTCCAAGACCGCAATCCACCATCGCTGTGGTCAGCCGTGGGAGTCTGGGGCCTTCTTGCCGACGAACACTGCGAACCCGCCGGCCATCGCTATTGCCGGCTCATCGCCGCTTGCCCGACCGGACTCGGTAGGCGGTGTAGCCCATCAATACGGCAAGGCCTCCGGTACTGATGAGGCCCAGCGTCGTGCCGTGGGTGCACACATTCAGTACGAACAGGGCTCGGACTGTGCTAGGACAGCGCCGACATCACTAGGTAGAACGCTGGGCCGTACAGAGGATTGGTCTTCACGCGTCAATCCAGGCGTTTGCCGGCAGCGTCCAGGCCGTCAGCGACTGCCGCCGTACGGAGAGCGATTTGACCGAGGGCGGCGGGGATGCCCACGCCAGTCGGCGCCAATCGCCTTGCATCGACACACTCTCTTTCGCTGCGTGCTGCGACAATGCGCACCCTTCTCGTGTCAGCCGCCTCAGTTAGCCTGCCAGGGTGAGTTCGCCCGAAGCCGACACCACACCGCCCCCAGTGTTGCATCAGTGGCAGGACCTGGCGGAGCAGGTGCGCGAACACCAGTTCCGCTACTACGTGCGCGACGCGCCGATCATCACCGACGCCGAATTCGACGAGCTGCTGCGCCGGCTGGAAGTGCTCGAGGAACAGTATCCCGAGCTGCGTACGCCCGATTCGCCCACTCAGCTGGTCGGGGGTGCGGGTTTTGCCACGGAGTTCGAGCCGGTCGAGCACCTGGAGCGGATGCTCAGCCTCGACAATGCCTTCAGCGCAGCGGAACTCGCCGCGTGGGCAGCGCGGGTTCATGCCGAGGTCGGCGATGCTGCCAGCTACCTCACCGAGCTCAAGATCGACGGCGTGGCACTGTCGCTGGTCTACCAGCAGGGCCGGTTGACCCGTGCGTCCACTCGAGGTGACGGGCGCACCGGAGAGGACGTCACGCTCAACGCCCGCACCATCGACGACGTCCCCGAACGGCTCAGCCCCAGCGACGACTACCCGGTCCCCGAGGTGCTCGAAGTCCGCGGCGAGGTGTTCTTCCGGGTCGCTGATTTCCAGGCGCTCAACGCCAGCCTCGTCGAGGAGGGCAAAGCGCCGTTCGCCAATCCCCGCAACAGTGCGGCGGGTTCGCTGCGCCAGAAGGACCCGGCGGTCACGGCGCGGCGGCGGCTGCGGATGATCTGTCATGGGCTGGGCCATACCCAGGGTTTTCGCCCGGCCAGCCTGCACCAGGCATACCTGGCGCTGCGCGCCTGGGGGTTGCCGGTCTCCGAGCACACCACCCTGGTCAACGACATGGCCGGCGTGCAGGAGCGCATCGACTACTGGGGCGAGCATCGCCACGAGGTGGACCACGAAATCGACGGCGTGGTAATCAAAGTCGACGAGGTGGCACTGCAGCGCAGGCTGGGCTCCACGTCGCGGGCGCCGCGCTGGGCGATCGCCTACAAGTATCCGCCGGAGGAGGCGCAGACCAAGCTGCTCGACATCCGGGTCAACGTCGGGCGCACCGGGCGGGTCACGCCGTTCGCGTTCATGACGCCGGTGAAGGTCGCCGGGTCGACGGTCGCGCAGGCCACGTTGCACAACGCCTCGGAGGTCAAACGCAAAGGTGTGCTCATCGGCGACACGGTGGTGATCCGCAAAGCCGGCGACGTGATCCCCGAGGTGCTGGGACCCGTGGTCGACCTGCGCGACGGGTCCGAACGCGAATTCGTCATGCCCACAACATGTCCCGAGTGCGGTACCGTGCTGGCGCCGGAGAAGGAAGGCGACGCCGACATCCGCTGCCCCAACTCCCAGCGCTGCCCTGCGCAACTGCGGGAGCGGGTGTTCCATGTAGCCAGCCGCAGTGCCCTGGATATCGAGGTGCTGGGCTACGAGGCGGCCGTGGCGCTGTTGCAAGCCGGAGTGATTGCCAGCGAGGGCGACCTGTTCGCCCTCACCGAAGACGACCTGCTGCGCACCGAGCTGTTCCGCACCAAGGCCGGTGGGCTCTCGGCCAACGGCAAACGGCTACTGGCCAATCTCGACAAGGCCAAGGCGGCACCGCTGTGGCGGGTGCTGGTGGCGCTGTCCATCCGCCATGTCGGGCCGACGGCTGCCCGTGCGCTGGCCACCGAATTCGGCACTCTGGAAGCCATCGCCAACGCGTCCACCGAGCAGCTGGCCGCCGTCGAGGGGGTCGGCCCGACCATCGCCGCCGCGGTTTCGGAATGGTTCACCGTCGACTGGCATCGCGAGATCGTCGACAAGTGGCGGGCTGCCGGGGTGCGGATGGCCGACGAACGCGACGAAAGCGTGCCGCGCACGCTGGCCGGCTTGACAGTCGTGGTCACCGGTTCGCTGGCCGGCTTTTCCCGGGACGAGGCCAAGGAGGCGATCGTTGCCCGCGGCGGCAAGGCCGCCGGCTCGGTGTCGAAAAAAACGTCGTATGTCGTCGCCGGAGATTCCCCCGGATCGAAATACGACAAGGCGGTGGAGCTCGGGGTGCCGATCCTCGACGAGGACGGCTTTCGCGAACTGTTAGCGCAGGGCCCCGCCGACCCCGAAGCTGTACGGGAGTGACACGCCGTGCCGGCGGTCATCGTCGCAAGCGTTTCTACCGGGGCGCGCCGTTGTCCCCTGACCAGCGCCCCGGGATCACCGCGGCGAGAACACTCATGAACAGCTCGGCGATCTCGGTAGGCCTGCAGATCGGGACGCAGCCGCCGTTGAGCAGCGCTCGGGCGTTGTTACTTGCGGCCCGGGCGGCGCGGCTGGAGTCGGTGATGCTCATCGACCACTTCCAGAGCGCTGTGCCGCGCGCCATCTGGAACAAAGACCTCAGCTGGCTTGCGGCGCAAGATCAAAGCCCACACGAGTTTTTCGACTACCAGGTTCTGCTGGGCTATCTCGCGTCGCGGGCCGGGCGACTGCGCTTGGGCGTCGGCGTGACCGAGGCGATTCGGCGTCACCCCGTCCTCATCGCCCAGGCCATGCTGACGCTGTCTCATCTCACCCGGCGCGCGCCCATCCTGGGCATCGGCGCGGGCGAGCGCATGAATATCGACCCGTACGGACTCGACTTCTCCGAGCCGGTCACCCGGCTGGAGGAGGCGCTGCAGGTGATCCGCCTGTGCCTATCGACGCGGGGGCCAATCACGTTCTCCGGCAAGCATTTTCAGCTTGACCGGGCGACAATGGACCTCGATGCCCCGCGCGGCCGGGTACCGCAGATCTGGGTCGGCGGGCACGGTCCGCGGATGCTGCGGCTCACGGGACGCTACGGCGACGGGTGGTATCCCGTCACGGTGGTCTCGCCGCAGGAGTATGCGGCCAAGCTGGCGGTGGTGCAGGCGGCGGCCGCCGAGGCCGGGCGAGACGCCGGCTCGATCACCCCGGCGCTGCATCGCTTCGCGGTGATCGGCGCGACCGAGCGGGAGGCGCGGGCCATGCTCGACACCAAAGCCATCCGGTTGCTTGGGCTCGTTGCGCCCGCCGAAGTGTGGCGGCAAGCCGGTGCCGTGCACCCTCTCGGGGCGCACTTCGACGCGTTCGTCAACTTCGTGCCCGACCGCCACAATCGCCGGGCGATCGAGGCCGCCATTGCCGCCGTGCCGGATGCCGTGATGACCGAGGGGCCATTGCTGTGGGGATCTCCGCGGCAGGTGGCGGCCAAGCTGCGGGCCTTCGGCGACGCGGGGATGCGCCACGTGGTCCTCGCACCCGTGTCCGGTCTGGTGTCCCAGCGTGCGGCCCGCTACGGGTTGTGGGCCACCCTGCGGATCGCCCGGCTGCTTAACGGTCGGCGAGGCCGCCCGGAGCCTCCCCGGTGACCAGCTGTCGACGGGGAAGCAACCTCGCGCCGCCTGGTTGGTGCTCGCGTCGACAGCGGCGTGGTCAGCGCAGCATGGTGGCCACGATTCCGGCGAGATAGCCCAGGCGGGCCACCTCAGAGGGCCGGAATTCCGGGCCGGGCCGCCCCAGCACCACCGCCATATGCGGATCGCCCAATGGTGCCGCCACCATCGTGGTGTCCATGTCACGCCAGGCCCGGGGCACCCAGTCGGCGCCGCCGTCGAGCGGCGCGGCGCGTTCGATCGGCAGCCAGGGGGCCGAATCGGCGCGGGTTTCCGGGGCGCCCGGGCTGCCCGCGAGCCGGTGTAAGGCGCCCTCCGAGCTGTGCAACACGGTGCACCAGCTCACTCGCAGCACCCTGGGCGCCTCGTTGACGAGCACCTGCAGTCTGGACGAATTGTCGCGGGCCGCGGCGACGTGGTCGAGAAGCTCCAGCTCGCGGTGCGCTTCCAGCAACCCGGTGTGGGGGCGCAGGCTGTCCACCCGGACGCCGTTCAACGACTCGGCGGCGGTTATCAGCCGATCCGGCATCGCGCCCGGCGGCATCTCGACCACCAGGTCGTCGATCGCGTACCCGGCGCTGCGCTCGACGACGTCCAGCGACAGGATGTCGGCGCCCACCGACCCGAGCGCAACAGCCAGCGACCCCAGGCTGCCCGGACGGTCCTCCAGCTCGATGCGCAACAGATACGACGGCACGGCCAACACTGTTACACAAGGATGTATCCGTGGCATTTCGGCAAGAGCAGAGCGACTCCGGTGAACCAGCCGCACGCTCCCCGTTAGGCTTTTCGCTCGTGTCTCAGATCTCCCGCGACGAGGTGGCCCATCTGGCCCGGCTGGCCCGTCTGGCGCTGACCGAGTCGGAACTCGACCACTTCGCCGGTCAACTCGACGCCATCTTGGCGCACGTCAGCCAGATCCAGGCGGTCGACGTCACCGGCGTGCAAGCCACCGACAACCCGCTCAAGGACGTCAACGTCACGCGCCCCGACGAGATCGCGCCGTGCCTGACCCAGGAGCAGGCGCTGGCCGCGGCGCCGGAGGCCGTCGACGGCCGCTTCGCCGTCCCGCAGATCCTGGGGGACGCCGAGTGAGCGAACTCATCCGCTCCGACGCCGCCACGCTGGCCGCCCGAGTCGCCGCCAAGGAGCTGTCGTCCACCGAGCTCACCCAGGCCTGCCTGGACCAGATCGCAGCAACCGACGACCGCTACCACGCCTTCCTGCATGTCGGCGCCGACCAGGCTTTGAGCGCCGCGGGCGCCGTTGACCAGGCGTTGGCCGCCGGCGAGACGTTGCCGTCGCCGTTGGCCGGCGTGCCGCTGGCGCTCAAGGACGTCTTCACCACGATTGACATGCCCACCACCTGCGGCTCGAAGATTCTGCAGGACTGGCGATCCCCCTACGACGCCACGGTGACCGCGCGGTTGCGTGCGGCCGGCATCCCGATCCTCGGCAAGACCAACATGGACGAGTTCGCGATGGGCTCCTCGACCGAGAACTCCGCCTACGGCCCGACCCGCAACCCGTGGAACGTCGACCGGGTACCCGGGGGCTCCGGCGGGGGCAGCGCGGCGGCGCTGGCCGCATTCCAGGCGCCGCTGGCCATCGGGTCCGACACCGGGGGTTCGATCCGGCAGCCGGCCGCGCTCACGGCGACCGTCGGCGTCAAACCGACCTACGGGACGGTGTCGCGCTACGGGCTGGTGGCCTGCGCGTCGTCGCTGGATCAGGGCGGCCCCTGTGCGCGCACGGTGCTGGATACCGCGCTGCTGCACCAGGTGATCGCCGGGCACGACCCCCGCGACTCCACCTCCGTCGACGCCGAGGTACCCGACGTCGTGGCCGCCGCCAGGGCCGGCGCGTCCGGTGACCTGCGCGGGGTGCGCATCGGGGTGGTCAAGCAGTTACGCGGTGAGGGCTATCAGCCTGGTGTGCTGGCGTCGTTTCAGGCGGCGGTCGAGCAGTTGACCGCGCTGGGCGCCGAGGTCAGCGAGGTCGACTGCCCGCACTTCGACCACGCGCTGGCCGCCTACTACCTCATCCTGCCGTCGGAGGTGTCGAGCAACCTGGCCCGCTTCGACGCGATGCGCTACGGGCTGCGGGTCGGCGACGACGGCAGCCACAGCGCCGAAGAGGTGATGGCCATGACCCGCGCGGCCGGGTTCGGCCCGGAGGTCAAGCGCCGCATCATGATTGGCACCTACGCCCTGTCGGCGGGCTACTACGACGCCTACTACAACCAGGCCCAGAAGGTGCGCACGCTGATCGCCCGCGATCTCGACGAGGCCTATCGATCGGTCGACGTGCTGGTCTCGCCTGCGACTCCCACCACCGCGTTCCCGCTGGGGGAGAAGGTCGACGACCCGCTGGCGATGTACCTGTTCGACCTGTGCACATTGCCGCTGAATTTGGCGGGCCACTGCGGCATGTCGGTGCCCTCGGGGCTGTCCCCCGACGACGGGCTGCCGGTCGGGCTGCAGATCATGGCGCCCGCCTTGGCCGACGACCGGCTTTACCGGGTAGGAGCCGCCTACGAGGCAGCCCGCGGCCCGCTGCCCTCGCCGATTTAGGAGCCATCTAGGCGCGACCTGGGGCACCTCTCGCTTGCGCGAGCAGACGCGGAATCGCACTGCGCGGACCCCGCGCGTGCGATTCCGCGTCTGCTCGCGGCCCGAGCCAGCTGCGGTGCAAGATGATGGCATGCGGATTGGACTTCTCACCGGAGGCGGCGACTGCCCCGGCCTCAACGCCGTCATCCGGGCCGTGGTGCGCACCTGCGATGCCCGGTACGGCTCGTCGGTGGTCGGATTCCAGGACGGGTGGCGCGGGCTGCTGGAAAACCGGCGCATGCAGCTGCGCAACGACGACCGGAACGACCGGCTGCTGGCCAAGGGCGGAACGATGCTGGGCACCGCGCGCGTGCACCCGGACAAACTGCGCGCCGGCCTGAACCAGATCATGCAGACCCTGGACGACAACGGTATCGACGTGCTGATCCCGATCGGTGGGGAAGGCACATTGACCGCGGCGCACTGGCTGTCGGAGGAGAACGTTCCGGTCGTCGGTGTGCCGAAGACCATCGACAACGACATCGACTGCACCGACGTGACTTTCGGGCACGACACGGCGTTGACGGTGGCGACTGAGGCGATCGACCGCCTGCACAGCACCGCCGAATCCCATCAGCGGGTGATGCTGGTGGAGGTGATGGGCCGTCATGCCGGCTGGATCGCGCTGAACTCCGGTCTGGCCTCCGGCGCTCACATGACGCTGATCCCCGAACAGCCCTTCGACGTCGAGGAGGTGTGCCGGCTGGTCAAACAGCGCTTCCAGCGCGGCGACTCGCACTTCATCTGTGTGGTCGCCGAGGGCGCCAAACCCGTCGCCGGCTCCATTCAGTTACGCGAAGGCGGGATTGACGAGTTCGGCCATGAGCGTTTCACCGGGGTGGCCGCGCAGCTGGGCGCCGAGGTGGAGAAGCGGATCAACAAGGATGTCCGGGTGACCGTGCTCGGCCATGTCCAGAGGGGTGGGACACCGACGGCCTACGACCGGGTATTGGCCACCCGCTTCGGTGTCAACGCCGCCGACGCCGCACACGCGGGCGAATACGGCCAGATGGTATCCCTGCGCGGGCAGGACATCGGCCGTGTCGCCCTGGCTGACGCCGTTCGCCAGCTCAAGTTGGTACCACAAAGCCGCTACGACGACGCCGCGGCTTTCTTCGGCTGACGTCGGCGTTTCGCACCGATCGCTCGAAATTCGTCGAACATCCGGTAGCGCGGGCTGAACGCCGGGCTAATTCTTGCTTGACTGCTGCTTGCATCTTCGGAATCGGTCCTATTTGCGGTTTTCGGGCAAATCAGCCCGGCTATACCGTGGGGTATGAGCAACCGCGATCCTGGTCGCGGAGACCTGCCGCAGGCCGCTCCACGGGCAGCGCAGGAGCGACACACCTCCCCGCCCTGTCACCGTCCGCCGGTCGAGTGGACGTCCACCACGGTGCCGCGGGTCTACCGCCGTAATGCCCCTGCCTACCCCCCGTCTCCCGCTGCGCCGTGGTCGACCGCCCGGACCCCCGCGGCGACGCCTGTTCCGCCTCGTGAACGGAGCCCCGGCGGGATGGCGCTTGACGTTCTTGACCAGCAGCACGCCGACGATACCGGCCGTTTCAGCTGGCGAGATCTGATCTGGCGCATCAGCCGCAGAGACTTCGGCCCCGGCAAAGGCCCGGCTTACGAACGTGCGCTGCGTGAGCGCGTCCGCGCACCGCTCGGCAGCGCGTTTCCCATCGCCGTGCTCAACCTCAAAGGCGGGGTCGGCAAGACCGCGGTGGTCGAGGCGCTCGGCTCGACTTTTGCGCAGGTGCGCAACGACCGGGTGGTCGCCGTCGACATCGACGGCGGCGATTTGTCCGATCGGCATGGCCGCCGCAGCCGGCTGAATATGGTGGACCTGCTCATGGACGATTCGGTCACAAGATACCCGGACGTGCGGGCCCATACCTATATGAACAGCTGCGGGCTGGAAGTGCTCGGCCTGCCCGAATATGCAAAGAGCAATTGGCGAGTGGAGCGCAGCGACGTCGTCAAAGTGTTTTCCATTCTGCGCAAGCATTACTCGGTGGTACTGGTGGACTGCGTCAAGGCGCTCGAGTCGAGCGCGATGGAAGCGGTGTTGCCGGAATCGCGGGCCCTGGTGGTCGTTACCAGCACCTCGATCGACGCGATACGAAAAACCAGGATCACGCTGGAATGGTTGCGTAACAACGGGTATCACAAGCTGCTCGCGACGGCGGTGTTAGCACTCAACCACACCGAACCGGGCAGGCCGAGCATCTTGGCCGGTAAGGAACTCGAGCCGTTGTCGGCCGGCGTGGCCGCCACGGTGGTCCTGCCGTTCGATCGGCACATCCATGCGGGCAAAGAAATAGGTCTGGACCGGTTGGGCAAGGAAAGCCGGCGCGCGTACCTGGAGCTGGCGGCCACGTTGGCGGACATGTTCCCAAAGCGGGTGTAGTGGCAGATGTCCGGCTCCGGGGGTCTCCCGGTCGGCACTAGGATCGAGCCCATGACTGCTGCCGCCCGGGCTTCAGGGGCTGACCTGCTGGACTTCGACGACGTCGTCGCCCGCTTCGATCCGGTTCTCGGACTGGAGGTTCACGTCGAGTTGTCCACCGCGACCAAGATGTTCTGCGGCTGCGCCACGGCGTTCGGTGCCGAGCCGAATACCCAGGTATGCCCGGTGTGTCTGGGGCTGCCCGGTTCGCTGCCCGTGCTCAACCGGGCCGCGGTCGAGTCGGCGATCCGCATCGGCTTGGCGCTGAACTGCGAGATCGTTCCCTGGTGCCGCTTCGCCCGGAAAAACTACTTCTACCCGGACATGCCGAAGAATTACCAGATTTCGCAGTATGACGAGCCGATCGCCGTCAACGGCTACCTCGAAGCGCCGCTGGAAGACGGCACCACCTGGCGAGTCGAGATCGAACGTGCTCACATGGAGGAAGACACCGGCAAGCTGACCCACATCGGCAGCGAGACGGGCCGCATCCACGGAGCGACGACGTCGCTCATCGACTACAACCGTGCCGGCGTGCCGCTGATCGAGATCGTGACCAAACCCATTGAGGGAGCCGGAGAACGTGCGCCGCAGGTCGCCCGCGCCTATGTGACCGCTTTGCGAGACCTGTTGCGGGCGTTGGACGTATCCGACGTGCGAATGGACCAGGGGTCGATGCGCTGCGACGCCAATGTGTCGCTAAAGCCCAGGGGTACAACCGAATTCGGTACCCGAACCGAAACAAAGAACGTCAACTCGCTCAAAAGCGTCGAGGTCGCGGTGCGCTACGAGATGCAGCGTCAGGCCGCCATCTTGGTGGGCGGCGGTCAGATCATCCAGGAAACCAGGCACTTCCACGAGGCCGGCTACACCAGCCCGGGCCGCACCAAGGAGACCGCACAGGACTATCGGTATTTCCCCGAGCCCGATCTGGAGCCCGTCGCGCCCAGCCGGGAACTGGTCGAAGAACTGCGCCAAACCATTCCCGAGTTACCGTGGTTGACCCGCAAGCGGATTCAGCAAGAATGGGGGGTTTCCGACGAGGTGATGCGCGACCTGGTGAACGCCGGCGCGGTCGAACTGGTCGCCGAGACGGTCAAGCACGGAGCCTCCAGCAAGGAGGCGCGCTCGTGGTGGGGGAACTTCCTGGTGCAGAAGGCCAACGAGGCCGGTATCGGGCTGGACGAGCTGGCCATCACGCCTGCCCAGGTCGCGGCCGTCGTGCGGTTGGTCGAGGGCGGCAAGCTGTCCAACAAGCTCGCCCGCGAGGTCGTGGCAGGTGTGCTGGCCGGAGAAGGCGAACCCGAGCAGGTGATGACCGCCCGCGGCTTGGAGCTGGTCCGCGACGACTCGCTGACCCAGGCCGCGGTCGACGAGGCACTGGCCGCCAATCCCGATGTGGCCGAGAAGATTCGGGGCGGCAAGGTGGCTGCGGCGGGTGCGATCGTCGGCGCGGTGATGAAGGCCACCCGCGGGCAGGCCGACGCGGCCCGGGTGCGCGAGTTGGTGTTGGCGGCCTGCGGTCAGGGTTAGCCAGGCTGCCGGTTCGCCGACTGGTCTCTACGAGTTCGCTACGAAACGTGTCGAAAGCGGTCGTCGCGATTCATGATGTTGAGGTGATCGATGAATCGTTCGATGACCTGATGACGATGCTGGATTCCCCGGCATTCGTGGTGACAACCCAGGCCGATGGTCACCCTTCGGGTTGTCTGGTCGGCTTCGCCACTCAAACGAGTGTGCAGCCCCCGAGTTTCATGATCGGCATGCCCAGGAGTAACCGCACCGCCGAGGTGGCCGGCCGATCTGACCATGTGGCGGTGCATTTGTTGGCGCAGCACCATCGAGCCCTGGCCGAACTGTTCGCCGGCCACACGGCGGACGACACCGACAAATTCGCTCGCTGCCCATGGCGCGCCGGCCCGTTTGGGATGCCGATTCTCGACGACGCGGTGGCGTGGTTCGTCGGCAGGACAGTGAGTCGCAGCGATGTCGGAGACCACGTGTGCTACCTGTTGGAGCCCGTGAGCGTCTGGGCTCCCGAATGCTCCGAGGAACTGCTTTACCTCTCCGACATCGACGACCTCGACCCCGGCCACGAGGAACCGACGCGGCGGTTCTACGAACCCACCGAGGTGACCCGGCGATACGGCGTCAGGTTCACCCTCGACGTGCCCTGAGTGCCAGCCGATTGTGCCGCTACCTCGGACGGGTAGCCGCTGCATAGTTTGTCGCTCACAGGTTGCACGAGCAGTACGGGCGCCGTGCTGAGGCTTCTGTGGTTGGTATGACGGACGTTGCGGGCCGCATCGTCGCCCAACGGTTAGGTCTTGTCGTCGTTGTTGCGCGGGAACCCGCCGCCCTGCGGGAACA
Proteins encoded in this window:
- a CDS encoding MinD/ParA family ATP-binding protein, translated to MALDVLDQQHADDTGRFSWRDLIWRISRRDFGPGKGPAYERALRERVRAPLGSAFPIAVLNLKGGVGKTAVVEALGSTFAQVRNDRVVAVDIDGGDLSDRHGRRSRLNMVDLLMDDSVTRYPDVRAHTYMNSCGLEVLGLPEYAKSNWRVERSDVVKVFSILRKHYSVVLVDCVKALESSAMEAVLPESRALVVVTSTSIDAIRKTRITLEWLRNNGYHKLLATAVLALNHTEPGRPSILAGKELEPLSAGVAATVVLPFDRHIHAGKEIGLDRLGKESRRAYLELAATLADMFPKRV
- a CDS encoding flavin reductase family protein produces the protein MSKAVVAIHDVEVIDESFDDLMTMLDSPAFVVTTQADGHPSGCLVGFATQTSVQPPSFMIGMPRSNRTAEVAGRSDHVAVHLLAQHHRALAELFAGHTADDTDKFARCPWRAGPFGMPILDDAVAWFVGRTVSRSDVGDHVCYLLEPVSVWAPECSEELLYLSDIDDLDPGHEEPTRRFYEPTEVTRRYGVRFTLDVP
- the gatB gene encoding Asp-tRNA(Asn)/Glu-tRNA(Gln) amidotransferase subunit GatB, which codes for MTAAARASGADLLDFDDVVARFDPVLGLEVHVELSTATKMFCGCATAFGAEPNTQVCPVCLGLPGSLPVLNRAAVESAIRIGLALNCEIVPWCRFARKNYFYPDMPKNYQISQYDEPIAVNGYLEAPLEDGTTWRVEIERAHMEEDTGKLTHIGSETGRIHGATTSLIDYNRAGVPLIEIVTKPIEGAGERAPQVARAYVTALRDLLRALDVSDVRMDQGSMRCDANVSLKPRGTTEFGTRTETKNVNSLKSVEVAVRYEMQRQAAILVGGGQIIQETRHFHEAGYTSPGRTKETAQDYRYFPEPDLEPVAPSRELVEELRQTIPELPWLTRKRIQQEWGVSDEVMRDLVNAGAVELVAETVKHGASSKEARSWWGNFLVQKANEAGIGLDELAITPAQVAAVVRLVEGGKLSNKLAREVVAGVLAGEGEPEQVMTARGLELVRDDSLTQAAVDEALAANPDVAEKIRGGKVAAAGAIVGAVMKATRGQADAARVRELVLAACGQG